The following proteins come from a genomic window of Streptomyces sp. NBC_00539:
- the pheT gene encoding phenylalanine--tRNA ligase subunit beta: protein MRVPLSWLREYVDLPAGETGRDVAAKLVDAGLEVETVEQLGAGLKGPLVVGQVLTIEELEGFRKPIRFCTVDVGQANGTGEPQEIVCGARNFSVGDKVVVVLPGAVLPGDFAIASRKTYGKTSHGMICSGEELGMGDDGTHGIIVLPPEHEVGTDAIELLQLVDEVLDIDITPDRGYCMSMRGVAREAATAYGLPLRDPALLDVPAPNSYGYLVKIDDPAGCDRFTARTVTGLDPEARSPIWLTRRLQKAGMRPISLAVDVTNYVMLELGQPLHAYDRSRLDGAIGVRRAEQGEKFTTLDGVKRTLDAEDLVITDNSGPIGLAGVMGGADTEIADSVTDPETGQVTGTTDVVIEAAHFDSVSISRTARRLKLSSEASKRFERGVDPQAAAAAAQRTVDLLVLLAGGTAEAGVTELTAPGAPRTIAMSADHPDRVAGMDYGRETVVRRLQEIGCDVYGQDELVVAVPSWRPDLAEPNDLAEEVIRLEGYGNLPSTLPQVPSGRGLTARQQLHRRVGRALAGAGYVEALSYPFLGEGVFDQLQLPADDAARRVVKLVNPISDEEPALRTTLLPGLLGALRRNDSRGSHDLALFETGSVFLAGERAGVAVRLPVDRRPTDEEIATLNAALPAQPRYAAVVLAGAREAAGWWGKGRPADWADAVQAARSLAAEAGTELVVRQGQYGPWHPGRCAELVVTLDGVETVIGHAGELHPRVVKAMGLPARTSAMELDLDRLAAAGGEAVRAPRISTFPVATQDVALIVDASVPAAAVEAALREGAGELLESLRLFDVFTGEQVGEGKKSLAYALRFRAADRTLTAEESTAARDAAVALAAERAGAVLRGA, encoded by the coding sequence ATGCGGGTCCCGCTTTCTTGGCTGCGGGAGTACGTCGACCTCCCCGCGGGTGAAACCGGTCGCGACGTCGCGGCCAAGCTCGTCGACGCCGGCCTGGAGGTCGAGACCGTCGAGCAGCTCGGCGCCGGGCTCAAGGGCCCCCTGGTCGTCGGCCAGGTCCTGACCATCGAGGAGCTGGAGGGCTTCCGCAAGCCGATCCGCTTCTGCACGGTCGACGTCGGACAGGCCAACGGCACCGGTGAGCCGCAGGAGATCGTCTGCGGCGCCCGGAACTTCTCCGTCGGCGACAAGGTCGTCGTGGTCCTGCCCGGCGCGGTGCTGCCCGGCGACTTCGCGATCGCCTCGCGCAAGACGTACGGCAAGACCTCGCACGGCATGATCTGCTCCGGCGAGGAGCTGGGCATGGGCGACGACGGCACGCACGGGATCATCGTGCTGCCGCCCGAGCACGAGGTCGGCACCGACGCGATCGAGCTGCTCCAGCTCGTCGACGAGGTCCTCGACATCGACATCACCCCGGACCGCGGCTACTGCATGTCTATGCGCGGTGTGGCCCGCGAGGCCGCCACCGCGTACGGCCTGCCGCTGCGCGACCCGGCGCTGCTGGACGTGCCCGCGCCGAACTCGTACGGCTACCTCGTCAAGATCGACGACCCGGCCGGCTGCGACCGCTTCACCGCCCGTACGGTGACCGGTCTCGACCCGGAGGCGCGCTCCCCGATCTGGCTCACGCGCCGCCTGCAGAAGGCGGGCATGCGCCCGATCTCGCTCGCCGTCGACGTCACCAACTACGTGATGCTGGAACTCGGCCAGCCGCTGCACGCGTACGACCGCTCGCGTCTGGACGGCGCGATCGGCGTCCGCCGCGCCGAGCAGGGCGAGAAGTTCACCACGCTCGACGGGGTCAAGCGCACGCTCGACGCCGAGGACCTGGTGATCACCGACAACAGCGGGCCGATCGGGCTCGCCGGTGTCATGGGCGGCGCCGACACCGAGATCGCCGACTCCGTCACGGACCCGGAGACCGGCCAGGTCACGGGCACCACGGACGTGGTCATCGAGGCCGCGCACTTCGACTCCGTGTCGATCTCGCGCACCGCCCGCCGGCTCAAGCTGTCCTCCGAGGCGTCCAAGCGCTTCGAGCGGGGCGTCGACCCGCAGGCCGCCGCCGCGGCCGCGCAGCGGACCGTCGACCTGCTGGTGCTGCTCGCCGGCGGTACCGCCGAGGCCGGAGTCACCGAGCTCACCGCCCCGGGCGCCCCGCGCACGATCGCGATGAGCGCGGACCACCCGGACCGGGTGGCGGGCATGGACTACGGCCGCGAGACCGTCGTACGCCGCCTCCAGGAGATCGGCTGCGACGTCTACGGGCAGGACGAGCTCGTCGTCGCCGTCCCGTCCTGGCGGCCCGACCTCGCCGAGCCGAACGACCTCGCCGAAGAGGTCATCCGGCTGGAGGGCTACGGGAACCTCCCCTCGACCCTGCCGCAGGTGCCCTCCGGCCGCGGTCTGACCGCCCGCCAGCAGCTGCACCGCCGGGTCGGCCGCGCGCTGGCCGGCGCGGGGTACGTCGAGGCGCTCAGCTACCCGTTCCTCGGCGAGGGCGTCTTCGACCAGCTCCAGCTGCCCGCGGACGACGCCGCCCGGCGGGTCGTCAAGCTGGTCAACCCCATCTCCGACGAGGAGCCGGCGCTGCGCACGACGCTGCTGCCGGGCCTGCTGGGCGCGCTGCGCCGCAACGACAGCCGGGGCAGCCACGACCTCGCGCTGTTCGAGACCGGTTCGGTCTTCCTGGCCGGCGAGCGGGCGGGTGTCGCCGTACGGCTGCCCGTCGACCGTCGTCCCACGGACGAGGAGATCGCCACGCTGAACGCGGCCCTGCCCGCCCAGCCGCGGTACGCCGCGGTCGTGCTGGCCGGTGCGCGCGAAGCGGCCGGCTGGTGGGGCAAGGGCCGGCCTGCCGACTGGGCGGACGCGGTGCAGGCCGCGCGCTCGCTTGCGGCCGAGGCCGGTACGGAGCTCGTGGTGCGCCAGGGCCAGTACGGCCCGTGGCACCCGGGCCGGTGCGCCGAGCTGGTCGTCACCCTGGACGGGGTGGAGACGGTCATCGGCCACGCCGGTGAGCTGCACCCGCGCGTGGTCAAGGCGATGGGCCTGCCGGCGCGGACCAGCGCGATGGAACTCGACCTGGACCGCCTCGCGGCGGCCGGCGGCGAGGCCGTGCGGGCGCCGCGGATCTCCACCTTCCCGGTGGCGACCCAGGACGTCGCGCTGATCGTGGACGCCTCGGTTCCGGCGGCTGCCGTAGAGGCGGCGCTGCGCGAGGGCGCGGGCGAACTCCTCGAATCGCTGCGGCTGTTCGACGTGTTCACCGGTGAGCAGGTCGGGGAGGGCAAGAAGTCCCTGGCGTACGCGCTGCGCTTCCGCGCGGCCGACCGGACGCTGACGGCGGAGGAGTCGACGGCGGCGCGTGACGCGGCCGTGGCGCTGGCCGCGGAGCGGGCGGGGGCGGTGCTGCGGGGCGCGTAG
- a CDS encoding transcriptional regulator — MQPNALLDALLAEAGMSHAGLAAHVNQAGRSRGLALRYEHTAVSRWLKGQRPRGQVPELICEVLGGRLRRPVSLDDAGLGPPGQPASHPTPLSGFVDRAAALWRADEQGRSRSAAVAALTGTPAVIPVWEWENPPEDCDVSREGPQRIGPEHIEILGAARAHYELMYRRSGGLATRSRIVRFLGSETAPMLRGSYPDALGRQLHRATGSLVAVAGICAYDSDAHGLAQRYFHQALRLAKASGDRGLGAYVIALLVNQSLHLRDHRQAVAFAEAALRSAGRHTTPALAADLYAMQAKAYARLGDGAAALACIRHAEAAAERIRPGAEPAETGYVQPGLVNVQVAEALLSLGDLDAAHEQAAAAAGTPAHERGRVHRLAMLCEIQLRQGEADRAVASAAEMAERAKGMESLRLRDRLRAVREQLLTSGCSGAEETAGLIDGALRVPL; from the coding sequence ATGCAGCCCAATGCCCTGCTCGACGCCCTCCTCGCCGAGGCGGGAATGTCCCACGCCGGTCTCGCCGCGCACGTCAACCAGGCGGGCCGGTCCCGCGGACTTGCGCTGCGCTACGAACACACCGCCGTCTCCCGTTGGTTGAAGGGGCAGCGGCCGCGCGGCCAGGTGCCCGAGCTGATCTGCGAGGTGCTCGGCGGACGGCTGCGGCGGCCCGTCTCGCTGGACGACGCCGGGCTCGGCCCGCCCGGGCAGCCCGCGTCCCACCCGACCCCGCTCAGCGGCTTCGTCGACCGGGCGGCCGCGCTGTGGCGGGCCGACGAGCAGGGACGCTCCCGCTCGGCGGCCGTGGCGGCGCTCACGGGGACGCCCGCGGTGATCCCGGTCTGGGAGTGGGAGAACCCGCCCGAGGACTGCGACGTGTCCCGCGAGGGCCCCCAGCGCATCGGCCCCGAGCACATCGAGATCCTCGGTGCCGCCCGCGCCCACTACGAGCTGATGTACCGCCGCTCGGGCGGCCTCGCCACCCGTTCCCGCATCGTGCGCTTCCTCGGCAGCGAGACCGCGCCCATGCTGCGCGGGAGCTACCCCGACGCCCTCGGGCGGCAGTTGCACCGGGCGACCGGGTCGCTGGTGGCCGTTGCGGGAATTTGCGCGTACGACTCGGACGCCCACGGCCTCGCGCAGCGGTACTTCCACCAGGCGCTGCGGCTCGCGAAGGCCAGCGGTGATCGGGGGCTCGGGGCGTACGTGATCGCGCTGCTCGTCAACCAGTCGCTGCACCTGCGGGACCACCGGCAGGCCGTCGCCTTCGCCGAGGCCGCGCTGCGCTCCGCCGGACGGCACACCACCCCGGCCCTGGCCGCCGATCTGTACGCGATGCAGGCCAAGGCCTACGCCCGGCTCGGCGACGGCGCGGCCGCGTTGGCCTGCATCCGGCACGCGGAGGCGGCAGCCGAGCGGATCCGCCCCGGCGCGGAGCCGGCCGAGACCGGATACGTACAGCCGGGGCTGGTCAACGTACAGGTGGCCGAGGCGCTGCTCAGCCTCGGCGACCTCGACGCCGCGCACGAGCAGGCGGCGGCGGCCGCCGGGACTCCGGCACACGAGCGCGGGCGCGTCCACCGGCTCGCCATGCTGTGCGAGATCCAGCTGCGGCAGGGGGAGGCGGACCGGGCGGTGGCGTCGGCGGCCGAAATGGCGGAGCGGGCCAAGGGGATGGAGTCGCTGCGGCTGCGCGACCGGTTGCGCGCGGTCCGCGAGCAGCTGCTGACCAGCGGCTGCTCGGGCGCCGAGGAGACCGCGGGCCTCATCGACGGGGCGCTGCGCGTTCCCCTGTGA
- a CDS encoding NUDIX hydrolase: MQWTNLSEQTVYKNRWFDVNLADVELPDGRHLDHFVIRLRPVAAATAVNDANEVLLLWRHRFITDSWGWELPAGVVEDGEDVAAAAAREMEEESGWRPGPLHHLMTVEPSNGLTDARHHLYWADGATYTGHPEDGFESSRRAWVPLKQVPDMIARGEVPAANMAAGLLLLRHLRLG; encoded by the coding sequence GTGCAGTGGACGAACCTGAGTGAGCAGACCGTGTACAAGAACCGCTGGTTCGATGTGAACCTCGCCGATGTGGAACTCCCCGACGGGCGGCACCTGGACCACTTCGTGATCCGGTTGCGGCCCGTCGCCGCGGCCACGGCCGTCAACGACGCGAACGAGGTGCTGCTGCTGTGGCGCCACCGTTTCATCACCGACAGCTGGGGCTGGGAACTGCCCGCGGGGGTGGTCGAGGACGGTGAGGACGTCGCGGCCGCGGCCGCCCGCGAAATGGAGGAGGAGTCGGGCTGGCGGCCCGGCCCCCTGCACCACCTGATGACGGTCGAGCCCTCCAACGGGCTGACCGACGCCCGCCACCACCTCTACTGGGCCGACGGAGCCACGTACACCGGCCACCCGGAGGACGGCTTCGAATCCTCGCGCCGCGCCTGGGTCCCGCTCAAACAGGTCCCCGACATGATCGCCCGGGGCGAGGTACCGGCCGCCAACATGGCGGCCGGCCTGCTCCTGCTGCGCCACCTGCGCCTGGGGTGA
- a CDS encoding 3-hydroxybutyryl-CoA dehydrogenase, whose translation MSSERHEVTDLPSDIVRVGVVGCGQMGAGIAEVCARSGLEVKVAETTGEALEIGRTRLYNSLTKAAERGKISEEERDATLARLTFTTDLGEFADRDLVIEAVVENEQVKTEIFQVLDQVVTRPDAILASNTSSIPLVKLAVSTSRPDQVIGIHFFNPAPVQQLVELIPALTTGEETVKRAEALVRDVLGKHAIRAQDRSGFVVNALLIPYLLSAIRMFESGIASREDIDNGMELGCAHPMGPLKLADLIGLDTVASVADSMYAEFKEPLYAAPPLLQRMVDAGRLGRKTGAGFYPYG comes from the coding sequence ATGAGCAGCGAAAGGCACGAAGTGACTGACCTCCCTTCCGACATCGTTCGAGTCGGCGTAGTGGGCTGTGGCCAGATGGGCGCGGGTATCGCCGAGGTGTGCGCCCGCAGTGGCCTTGAGGTCAAGGTCGCCGAGACCACGGGCGAGGCCCTGGAGATCGGACGTACCCGGCTGTACAACTCCCTGACCAAGGCCGCCGAACGCGGCAAGATCAGCGAGGAGGAGCGGGACGCCACCCTGGCCCGCCTCACTTTCACCACCGACCTCGGCGAATTCGCCGACCGTGACCTCGTCATCGAGGCCGTCGTGGAGAACGAGCAGGTCAAGACGGAGATCTTCCAGGTCCTGGACCAGGTCGTCACCCGCCCGGACGCGATCTTGGCGTCCAACACCTCCTCGATCCCGCTGGTCAAGCTGGCCGTCTCGACCTCGCGGCCCGACCAGGTGATCGGCATCCACTTCTTCAACCCGGCCCCCGTGCAGCAGCTGGTCGAGCTGATCCCCGCGCTGACCACGGGCGAGGAGACCGTCAAGCGGGCCGAGGCCCTGGTGCGGGACGTGCTCGGCAAGCACGCGATCCGCGCCCAGGACCGGTCCGGCTTCGTGGTCAACGCGCTGCTCATCCCGTACCTGCTGTCGGCCATCCGGATGTTCGAGTCCGGCATCGCCAGCCGCGAGGACATCGACAACGGCATGGAGCTGGGCTGCGCCCACCCGATGGGCCCGCTGAAGCTGGCGGACCTGATCGGCCTGGACACCGTCGCCTCGGTCGCGGACAGCATGTACGCCGAGTTCAAGGAGCCGCTGTACGCCGCTCCCCCGCTGCTCCAGCGGATGGTCGACGCCGGCCGCCTCGGCCGCAAGACGGGCGCGGGCTTCTACCCGTACGGCTGA
- a CDS encoding glycoside hydrolase family 10 protein produces MAHIGRRRLLAGAAGLLAAQAAAGPARAARAARAARAARAAAGGRRGAGPAEFRAMWIASVENVDWPSKAGLSADRQRAELLSLLDTAVERRLNAVILQVRPAADAMWPSPPEPWSQWLTGTQGRDPGWDPLGTAVAAAHERGLELHAWFNPYRVANHTDPDRLADTHPARRNPEWVVPYGGKLYYNPGMPEVRAFVQDAMADAVARYPVDGVHWDDYFYPYPAEGEEFDDDAAFEEYGGSFDSRGDWRRDNTDTLVREMSERLRRIRPAARFGVSPFAVWRNDDVDPLGSRTRAGVSTYDDLYADTRKWVKEGWLDYIVPQAYWQLGHPTADYAEIVPWWARTVAGTGVSLYVGEALYRCDADSPTEAWRDPAELSRHVSFAKGCPEVRGHVYFSAKQVVADPNGAMARVVADHYPTPVPPR; encoded by the coding sequence ATGGCGCACATCGGACGACGCAGGCTACTGGCGGGAGCGGCGGGCCTGCTGGCCGCGCAGGCGGCGGCGGGCCCCGCACGGGCCGCACGGGCCGCACGGGCCGCACGGGCCGCGCGGGCGGCCGCGGGCGGGCGCCGCGGGGCCGGCCCGGCGGAGTTCCGGGCCATGTGGATCGCCTCCGTGGAGAACGTCGACTGGCCCTCGAAGGCCGGCCTGTCCGCCGACCGGCAGCGCGCGGAGCTGCTGTCCCTGCTGGACACCGCCGTGGAGCGCCGGCTGAACGCCGTGATCCTCCAGGTCAGGCCCGCGGCGGACGCCATGTGGCCCTCGCCCCCGGAGCCCTGGTCACAGTGGCTGACCGGGACCCAGGGCCGCGACCCCGGCTGGGACCCGCTGGGTACGGCGGTCGCCGCCGCGCACGAGCGGGGGCTGGAACTGCACGCCTGGTTCAACCCCTACCGGGTGGCCAACCACACCGACCCCGACCGGCTCGCCGACACCCACCCGGCCCGCCGCAACCCCGAGTGGGTGGTCCCGTACGGGGGGAAGCTGTACTACAACCCCGGGATGCCCGAGGTGCGGGCGTTCGTGCAGGACGCCATGGCCGACGCCGTGGCCCGCTACCCGGTGGACGGGGTGCACTGGGACGACTACTTCTACCCGTACCCCGCCGAGGGCGAGGAGTTCGACGACGACGCCGCGTTCGAGGAGTACGGCGGCTCGTTCGACTCCCGCGGGGACTGGCGCCGGGACAACACCGACACCCTGGTCCGGGAGATGTCCGAGCGGCTGCGCCGGATCCGGCCGGCGGCCCGGTTCGGGGTGAGTCCGTTCGCCGTCTGGCGCAACGACGACGTGGACCCGCTGGGCTCACGCACCCGCGCGGGAGTCAGTACGTACGACGACCTGTACGCGGACACCCGCAAGTGGGTGAAAGAGGGCTGGCTCGACTACATCGTGCCGCAGGCCTACTGGCAGCTCGGGCACCCGACCGCCGACTACGCCGAGATCGTGCCGTGGTGGGCCCGTACGGTCGCGGGGACGGGGGTGAGCCTGTACGTGGGGGAGGCGCTGTACCGCTGCGACGCCGACAGTCCGACCGAGGCCTGGCGGGATCCGGCGGAGCTGTCGCGGCACGTGAGCTTCGCCAAGGGCTGCCCCGAGGTCCGCGGCCACGTCTACTTCTCGGCGAAGCAGGTGGTCGCGGACCCCAACGGGGCGATGGCCCGGGTGGTCGCCGATCACTATCCGACGCCGGTGCCGCCGCGCTGA
- a CDS encoding DUF1918 domain-containing protein, translating into MRATEGDQLVQHGRIVGQHDKVGEITQVLGENGTPPYRVRFQDGHEAVMSPGPDCVVKHPTETTQ; encoded by the coding sequence ATGCGCGCGACCGAGGGCGACCAGCTGGTGCAGCACGGCAGGATCGTGGGCCAGCACGACAAGGTCGGAGAGATCACGCAGGTCCTGGGGGAGAACGGCACACCTCCCTACCGCGTCCGCTTCCAGGACGGACACGAGGCCGTGATGTCCCCGGGCCCCGACTGCGTGGTCAAGCACCCGACCGAAACCACCCAGTGA
- a CDS encoding DMT family transporter, producing MTAQNSATLASPIAVRGSVRGGTALAALGVTAFSLTFPGTAWGLESFGPWSLVALRGVLAALVAGGFLLALRVPLPAREHWGGLLVVAGGVVVGFPLLTTLALQTSTTSHAAVVVGLLPLTTAVVSSLRTGARPSGRFWAAAVTGAVVVLAFTLGQSGGSLSTGDVYLFGALLVCAAGYTEGGRLARVLPGWQVIGWALVVCLPLALVGSAVGLAHEPVHLNWHGLAGLVWVAAGSSFFGLYVWYRGMAEIGAVRASQLQLAQPLLTLVWSVALLGERLSPAAPVAACAVLVCIAVTQRVK from the coding sequence ATGACAGCACAGAATAGCGCTACTCTCGCCTCTCCGATAGCGGTCCGGGGATCGGTGAGGGGCGGAACCGCACTGGCGGCGCTCGGCGTCACCGCCTTCTCCCTGACCTTCCCCGGCACCGCCTGGGGCCTGGAGAGCTTCGGCCCCTGGTCGCTCGTCGCCCTGCGCGGCGTCCTGGCGGCGCTGGTGGCGGGCGGCTTCCTGCTCGCCCTGCGCGTGCCGCTTCCCGCGCGGGAGCACTGGGGCGGGCTGCTGGTGGTCGCTGGCGGGGTCGTGGTCGGCTTCCCGCTGCTGACCACCCTCGCGCTCCAGACCTCCACCACCTCGCACGCCGCCGTCGTCGTGGGTCTGCTGCCGCTGACCACCGCGGTGGTGTCCTCGCTGCGCACCGGCGCCCGGCCGTCGGGCCGCTTCTGGGCCGCGGCCGTCACCGGAGCGGTGGTCGTCCTCGCCTTCACCCTCGGGCAGAGCGGCGGCTCCCTGTCGACCGGCGACGTGTACCTGTTCGGCGCACTGCTGGTGTGCGCGGCCGGTTACACGGAGGGCGGCCGGCTGGCGCGCGTGCTGCCCGGCTGGCAGGTGATCGGCTGGGCGCTGGTCGTGTGCCTGCCCCTCGCACTGGTGGGTTCGGCGGTCGGGCTCGCCCACGAGCCGGTGCACCTGAACTGGCACGGGCTGGCCGGGCTGGTCTGGGTGGCGGCGGGGTCGTCCTTCTTCGGCCTGTACGTCTGGTACCGGGGCATGGCGGAGATCGGCGCCGTCCGGGCCAGCCAGCTCCAGCTCGCCCAGCCGCTGCTGACCCTGGTCTGGTCGGTGGCGCTGCTGGGCGAGCGGCTGTCGCCGGCCGCGCCGGTCGCCGCCTGCGCGGTCCTGGTCTGCATCGCAGTGACCCAACGGGTCAAATAG
- a CDS encoding aminotransferase-like domain-containing protein — protein sequence MYERSSVAALAESLRAELNRYSIGGKLPSSRALVERYRVSPVTVSRALAQLAAEGLVVTRPGAGVFRAPPRTSAPAPGDTSWQEVTLTAEGAGDVVPRSVDASGVLVTLAAPPPGVIELHSGYLHPSLQPERAMAAALARAGRRPGAWGRPPVEGLPELRDWFAREIGGAARVLTAADVLITAGGQSALTTALRALAPPGAPILVESPTYPGLLAIARASGCRPVPVPVDSEGVRPELLAAAFEATGSQVFVCQPLFQNPTGAVLTEARRREVLRIARAAGAFVVEDDYARALAHEDAGALPPALAAEDEDGVVVHVRSLTKVTSPSMRVGALAARGPVLDRLRAIQVVDSFFVPRPLQEAALELVGAPAWPRHLRAVAAELRHRREVLAGALRRELPALEVPHLPRGGYQLWARPGEGVDDTAFAAAALRAGVAVAPGRPYFCAEPPGPYVRLSFAGVAAAAELTEAVRRLRDGSGTAGPNGSGA from the coding sequence ATGTACGAGCGTAGCAGTGTGGCGGCCTTGGCAGAATCCCTGCGAGCCGAGCTGAACCGCTACTCGATAGGGGGAAAGCTCCCGTCGAGTCGGGCCTTGGTGGAGCGCTACCGGGTCAGCCCCGTCACCGTCTCCCGGGCCCTCGCCCAGCTCGCCGCCGAAGGGCTGGTCGTCACCCGGCCCGGCGCCGGGGTGTTCCGCGCGCCGCCCCGTACGTCGGCCCCCGCACCCGGGGACACCTCGTGGCAGGAGGTCACCCTCACTGCCGAGGGCGCCGGGGACGTCGTACCCCGCTCCGTCGACGCCTCCGGGGTGCTGGTGACCCTGGCTGCGCCGCCGCCCGGGGTGATCGAGCTGCACAGCGGCTACCTGCACCCCTCGCTCCAGCCCGAGCGGGCCATGGCGGCGGCCCTGGCCCGGGCGGGGCGCAGGCCGGGCGCGTGGGGGCGGCCGCCCGTGGAGGGGCTGCCCGAGCTGCGCGACTGGTTCGCCCGGGAGATCGGCGGCGCGGCCCGCGTCCTCACCGCGGCCGACGTCCTGATCACCGCGGGCGGCCAGAGCGCGCTGACCACCGCCCTGCGGGCGCTGGCGCCGCCCGGGGCCCCGATCCTCGTGGAGTCGCCGACCTACCCCGGCCTGCTGGCGATCGCCCGCGCCTCGGGGTGCCGGCCCGTGCCGGTCCCCGTCGACTCCGAGGGGGTCCGGCCGGAGCTGCTCGCCGCCGCCTTCGAAGCGACGGGCTCGCAGGTGTTCGTGTGCCAGCCGCTGTTCCAGAACCCGACCGGCGCGGTGCTGACGGAGGCCCGGCGCCGCGAGGTGCTCCGGATCGCGCGGGCCGCCGGGGCCTTCGTGGTCGAGGACGACTACGCCCGGGCGCTGGCCCACGAGGACGCCGGAGCGCTGCCCCCTGCGCTCGCCGCCGAGGACGAGGACGGGGTGGTGGTCCACGTACGGTCCCTGACCAAGGTCACCTCGCCCAGCATGCGGGTGGGGGCGCTGGCCGCCCGGGGCCCGGTGCTGGACCGGCTGCGCGCCATCCAGGTCGTGGACAGCTTCTTCGTGCCCCGGCCGCTCCAGGAAGCCGCCCTCGAACTGGTCGGCGCACCCGCCTGGCCGCGCCACCTGCGCGCCGTCGCCGCCGAGCTGCGCCACCGCCGGGAGGTGCTCGCGGGCGCGCTGCGCCGGGAGCTGCCCGCCCTGGAGGTGCCCCACCTGCCGCGCGGCGGCTACCAGTTGTGGGCCCGGCCGGGCGAGGGCGTCGACGACACCGCCTTCGCGGCGGCCGCGCTGCGGGCCGGTGTGGCCGTCGCCCCCGGCCGGCCCTACTTCTGCGCCGAGCCGCCCGGCCCGTACGTCCGCCTCAGCTTCGCCGGGGTCGCGGCCGCGGCGGAGCTGACCGAGGCGGTGCGGCGGCTGCGCGACGGCTCGGGGACGGCGGGCCCGAACGGCAGCGGGGCGTAA
- a CDS encoding N-acetyltransferase: MTGILITTLAQRPELTGRLWDMANPWPEFARQDPVSSLLYPWMVAELNEYVFIATDGDEVVARAFSVPFALHADGRGALPVRGWDQVLMWACADRRDGTRPDTVSAIEITVAPGRQGQGLSPLMLAAMRDNARAHGFAEVVAPVRPNGKPAEPDTPMEEYAFRTREDGLPCDPWLRVHVRAGAVIDSVAPLSMTISGSLAQWREWTGLPFDAPGPVRVPGALVPVHCEPQHDHAVYVEPNVWVRHPLG, translated from the coding sequence ATGACCGGCATCCTGATCACCACCCTCGCGCAGCGGCCCGAACTGACCGGCCGCCTCTGGGACATGGCCAACCCCTGGCCGGAGTTCGCCCGTCAAGACCCCGTCTCCTCGCTGCTGTACCCGTGGATGGTGGCCGAGCTGAACGAGTACGTGTTCATCGCCACGGACGGCGACGAGGTGGTCGCCCGCGCGTTCAGCGTGCCCTTCGCCCTGCACGCGGACGGCCGTGGGGCGCTGCCCGTGCGGGGCTGGGACCAGGTTCTCATGTGGGCCTGCGCGGACCGGCGGGACGGGACCCGGCCCGACACGGTCAGCGCCATCGAGATAACGGTCGCCCCCGGCCGGCAGGGCCAGGGCCTCTCCCCCCTGATGCTCGCCGCGATGCGGGACAACGCCCGCGCGCACGGTTTCGCGGAGGTGGTGGCGCCCGTCCGGCCGAACGGGAAACCGGCCGAGCCGGACACCCCGATGGAGGAGTACGCGTTCCGCACCCGCGAGGACGGATTGCCCTGCGACCCGTGGCTGCGGGTGCACGTGCGGGCGGGTGCCGTCATCGACTCGGTGGCTCCGCTGTCCATGACGATCAGCGGCTCGCTCGCGCAGTGGCGGGAGTGGACGGGCCTGCCGTTCGACGCGCCGGGACCGGTGCGGGTGCCCGGAGCGCTCGTCCCGGTCCACTGCGAACCGCAGCACGACCACGCGGTGTACGTCGAGCCGAACGTGTGGGTCCGCCACCCGCTCGGGTAG